The following proteins come from a genomic window of Actinacidiphila yeochonensis CN732:
- a CDS encoding aldo/keto reductase — translation MEYRTLGRTGIKVSPYALGALMFATRMGNEPGESARIIHKALDAGINFVDTADAYGDSEEVVGKALQGRRDDVVLATKFGLGRELNRQGTSRRWITTAVENSLRRLRTDHIDVYQVQRLDPTTDIEETLSALTDLVRSGKVRAIGSSTTPASDIVEAQWVAERRNLERFHTEQPPYSILNRGIEREVLPVAQRYGMGVMAWGPLGQGMLTGRVRKNSENDLSRAGFFKHLNDERRIDVVEQLIPLAQEAGMPLTHLAMAFTIAHPGVTSALAGPRTMAQLDDLLAGLDVRLSDEVLDRVDKIVPPGTDVSALDQDYVPLAIQDAGLRRRPLAERAAG, via the coding sequence ATGGAGTACCGCACCCTGGGCCGCACCGGCATCAAGGTCAGCCCCTACGCGCTCGGCGCCCTGATGTTCGCCACCCGTATGGGCAACGAACCCGGGGAGTCGGCGCGCATCATCCACAAGGCGCTGGACGCCGGCATCAACTTCGTCGACACCGCCGACGCCTACGGTGACTCCGAGGAAGTGGTCGGCAAGGCCCTCCAGGGGCGCCGTGACGACGTCGTCCTGGCGACCAAGTTCGGCCTGGGCCGGGAGCTCAACCGCCAGGGCACCTCCCGGCGCTGGATCACGACCGCCGTCGAGAACTCGCTGCGCCGGCTGCGGACGGACCACATCGACGTCTACCAGGTCCAGCGGCTCGACCCCACGACCGACATCGAGGAGACCCTCTCCGCGCTCACGGACCTGGTCCGCAGCGGAAAGGTCCGCGCGATCGGCTCCTCCACCACCCCCGCCTCCGACATCGTCGAGGCCCAGTGGGTCGCGGAGCGCCGCAACCTGGAGCGCTTCCACACCGAGCAGCCGCCCTACTCCATCCTCAACCGGGGCATCGAGCGCGAGGTGCTGCCCGTCGCGCAGCGCTACGGCATGGGCGTCATGGCCTGGGGGCCGCTGGGCCAGGGCATGCTCACCGGCCGCGTGCGCAAGAACAGCGAGAACGACCTGAGCCGCGCGGGCTTCTTCAAGCACCTCAACGACGAGCGCCGCATCGACGTCGTCGAGCAGCTCATCCCGCTCGCCCAGGAGGCGGGGATGCCCCTGACCCACCTCGCCATGGCCTTCACCATCGCCCACCCCGGCGTCACCAGCGCGCTCGCCGGACCGCGCACCATGGCCCAGTTGGACGACCTCCTCGCCGGCCTCGACGTCCGCCTCAGCGACGAGGTCCTGGACCGCGTCGACAAGATCGTCCCGCCCGGCACCGACGTCAGCGCCCTCGACCAGGACTACGTGCCGCTCGCTATCCAGGACGCCGGCCTGCGCCGCCGCCCCCTCGCCGAACGCGCGGCCGGCTGA